In Lysinibacillus sp. FSL M8-0337, the following proteins share a genomic window:
- a CDS encoding BadF/BadG/BcrA/BcrD ATPase family protein has product MNKWLLIIDGGATKTACAIVHAESGEIQYTTTMGGSNYQAIGIASATEILRALLSKARVFLQDQAISKIAVATFAMAGIDSPKDQQNVTAMVHEAITAEQLDIQTLIVENDAQATLLGVTAGQAGALLIAGTGAIAYAFDGQQIARTGGWGHRAGDEGSGYWLGQEVIRAIFRMEDGRGEATLLKDAVYNYLRIQDVTELAAWLFRPSYTNAQLAKMGAFLADAVAKKDTCAIQISTQAAHELVLLACAVLKKISYQGEPFNFYCNGGAIKHNPLILKIFSQEMTSMYPKINISLCQHQPISYIINRSKRAYDNL; this is encoded by the coding sequence ATGAATAAATGGCTACTAATAATAGACGGCGGTGCAACTAAAACGGCATGTGCCATCGTACATGCCGAGTCAGGTGAAATTCAATATACAACAACAATGGGAGGATCCAACTATCAGGCAATCGGCATAGCGTCTGCAACAGAAATACTACGAGCGTTATTAAGCAAAGCTCGAGTATTTTTGCAGGACCAAGCTATCTCTAAAATCGCCGTCGCCACGTTTGCTATGGCTGGAATTGATTCTCCAAAGGATCAGCAAAATGTGACTGCAATGGTTCATGAGGCAATTACAGCGGAACAGCTAGACATCCAGACGTTAATCGTCGAAAATGATGCACAAGCTACTTTATTAGGTGTTACTGCTGGACAAGCAGGTGCGCTACTAATCGCAGGAACTGGGGCTATTGCCTATGCATTCGATGGGCAACAAATAGCCCGCACTGGTGGTTGGGGCCATCGTGCGGGCGATGAAGGAAGTGGCTATTGGCTTGGGCAGGAAGTTATACGTGCCATTTTCCGGATGGAAGATGGCCGAGGTGAAGCGACGCTATTAAAAGATGCTGTTTATAACTATTTACGTATTCAGGATGTCACCGAGCTCGCAGCATGGTTATTCCGCCCTTCTTATACAAATGCACAATTAGCCAAAATGGGGGCATTTTTGGCCGATGCCGTTGCCAAAAAAGATACATGTGCTATTCAAATATCCACTCAGGCAGCCCATGAATTAGTGCTCCTTGCTTGTGCGGTACTTAAAAAAATCAGTTATCAAGGCGAACCATTTAACTTTTATTGTAATGGGGGCGCTATCAAACATAACCCTCTAATTTTAAAAATATTTTCACAAGAAATGACTTCAATGTATCCAAAAATTAACATTTCTTTATGTCAACATCAGCCAATATCTTATA